From Streptomyces sp. NBC_01460, a single genomic window includes:
- a CDS encoding LLM class flavin-dependent oxidoreductase: MPRKQLHLNAFLMSTGHHEASWRLPESHAEANSDLEHYKNLARIAERGLLDSLFFADGPVLMGDPGRRPAAKLEPTLLLTALAAVTEHIGLIATASTSYNEPYNLARRFASLDHISGGRAGWNIVTTAGADAARNFGLDDTPLHRDRYRRAAEFVEVSTKLWDSWADDAVVADKEAGVHALADRVRGIGHTGEFFRVDGPLNVQRSPQGYPLLVQAGSSENGKDFAARYAEAVFTAQQTLEEGVAFYKDVKQRAEALGRDPDGVKILPGIVPVIGDTEAEARELDAELDRLIVPEYAKRQLARTLKLDPSELHLDKELPANLPDEDEIEGAKSRYTLVVELARRERLTVRQLIGRLGGGRGHRTFAGTAEQVADTIEHWYDSGAADGFNIMPAVLPSGLAVFVDRVVPILQERGLFRTEYTGTTLREHYGLPRPANRLFDTVDTAEGHTGIGLATAGAR; the protein is encoded by the coding sequence ATGCCGCGCAAGCAGCTCCACCTCAACGCCTTCCTGATGTCCACCGGCCACCACGAGGCGTCCTGGCGGCTCCCCGAGAGCCACGCCGAAGCCAACTCCGACCTGGAGCACTACAAGAACCTGGCCAGGATCGCCGAGCGCGGCCTCCTGGACTCCCTGTTCTTCGCCGACGGCCCCGTCCTCATGGGCGACCCCGGCCGGCGGCCCGCCGCCAAGCTCGAACCCACCCTGCTGCTCACCGCGCTCGCCGCCGTCACCGAGCACATCGGCCTGATCGCCACCGCGTCCACGAGCTACAACGAGCCGTACAACCTGGCCCGCCGGTTCGCCTCGCTGGACCACATCTCCGGCGGCCGGGCCGGCTGGAACATCGTCACCACGGCCGGTGCCGACGCGGCCCGCAACTTCGGCCTCGACGACACCCCCCTCCACCGTGACCGCTACCGGCGCGCGGCCGAGTTCGTCGAGGTGTCCACGAAGCTCTGGGACAGCTGGGCGGACGACGCGGTCGTCGCCGACAAGGAGGCCGGGGTCCACGCGCTGGCCGACCGGGTCCGGGGCATCGGCCACACCGGCGAGTTCTTCCGGGTCGACGGCCCCCTCAACGTCCAACGGTCACCGCAGGGATACCCGTTGCTCGTGCAGGCGGGTTCCAGCGAGAACGGCAAGGACTTCGCGGCCCGCTACGCCGAGGCGGTGTTCACCGCGCAGCAGACCCTGGAGGAGGGTGTCGCCTTCTACAAGGACGTCAAGCAGCGTGCCGAGGCGCTGGGCCGTGACCCCGACGGCGTCAAGATCCTTCCCGGCATCGTCCCGGTCATCGGTGACACCGAGGCCGAGGCGCGGGAACTGGACGCCGAACTCGACCGGCTGATCGTCCCGGAGTACGCCAAGCGCCAGCTCGCCAGGACGCTGAAGCTCGACCCGTCCGAGCTCCACCTCGACAAGGAGCTCCCCGCGAACCTCCCCGACGAGGACGAGATCGAGGGGGCCAAGAGCCGCTACACCCTGGTGGTGGAGCTGGCCCGCCGCGAGAGGCTGACGGTACGGCAGCTCATCGGCAGACTCGGGGGCGGACGCGGTCACCGCACGTTCGCGGGGACCGCCGAGCAGGTCGCCGACACCATCGAGCACTGGTACGACAGCGGGGCCGCCGACGGCTTCAACATCATGCCCGCCGTGCTCCCCTCCGGCCTCGCGGTCTTCGTGGACCGGGTCGTGCCGATCCTCCAGGAGCGGGGACTGTTCCGCACGGAGTACACCGGGACCACCCTGCGCGAGCACTACGGCCTGCCCAGGCCCGCCAACCGGCTGTTCGACACCGTCGACACCGCCGAGGGTCACACCGGCATCGGTCTGGCGACGGCGGGGGCCCGGTGA